A window of Paenibacillus phoenicis genomic DNA:
ACCAGCCCGGAGAACGAACCCTCCCGATCGCCGGCGGTGATCGTTAGATTCTCGGGGATGGCGACATGCTGTGTAACGCCGATCTCGCGGACCTTCAGCTGCCATCACCTGGTCCATCTTCCCTTCACGTGCCGACAAGAACACGATTGGACAGGTCGATAAGTTGCGGATCTGGCGACACCAATAGTAGCCGTCGTATTTCGGCAGGTTGACATCCAGCAGCTCTACTAGCGGCTTGTCGTCTTCCGCAATATAGATTTTGAACATAACGTTTCTCCTTATTCTAGCAATCCCACTCCCAGCATTGTAGCAAATATCGCCCCCAGAAATAAAATAGAGAGGCTTAGCCGTGAAGCTGTCACCTCTCATATCGTCATCTAAGTGTTAGATTTCCTCGTCGCTCCAAAGCATATTCCGCCGTTTCGGCCGGGCGAGCAGTTTGATTCCCCCGCCGATCAGCAGGACGGCGACGATCGTGGGCCGGAGGTATTTTTCAATTCGAGAATAGATGTGAAGCTCAGGGAAATGGGTATCCAGTATCGGAACGATCAGTTCCATCCCAACGAAATAGATTCCTAGCAGAATAAGCGCAATGCCAAGCCAATGCTGGTATTCGCCGCGGGTTTCCATGAGCGGCCGATCCTCCATCGGCAAGATACCGTACCGGCTCGTCTGCTGCAGGCCGTCAAAGAAGCAATAGAACCAGATGATCGGGATGATGAATAAAAACACCGATAACCGCAGCACGTCAATGACGTAAAAGCTGCCCAGAAACAGGGCCATCATCTGCAGGCCGCGTTTCTGCAGCCCGAGGTACATTTGACCTGCCCCAGGAAATGCAGACAGCATCGTCGCCAGCACCTTGCTGCGCCGCCCCTCAATTCGGCCGGCCTCCCAATCGTCAAAGGGGGTTCGGTCAACAAGCGGCTCCCCCGCCAATTTTCGGTGCACCAGCTGCACTGCGTCGAACATGCTGTACAGCCAAATGATCGGCAACAAACCAAGGAACAGTAAAAATACCGATTCATGCGTAATTCCAGTCACAAAGAACATCATCGTGATCAAGCCGAAAAAGGCGATCAAAAATGAAAGCCCCCGCTGCATGAGTCCCAGCTGAAAATGGCCCAAGCCTGGCACAAACGACAGCAGAATGGTAAAGAATTTCTCCGACTCTCTTCCTTCGCCGGTCATCTGCCGAACATGCTCCCGGTAAGCCCGTTCCTCCGGCGTTTCTCGAAGCATGATGATCAGTAGATCAAACATCGAGAACAGCCATAAGATGGCGGCGGCGATCAGCGTGAGTATGGCGAGGTCATCGCTATGCGCGGCGATTGAAACGGCGAATCCAAAAAATATCCCGCCGAAGAACAGGATCGGGTACGTGATTCCCCTTCCTTTTTTGCCCCAGTAGAGATGCCCCACACCGGGGATGAAGTTTAACAGTAAAGCTAGCAGTCGATTTCGCTCATACGGCATATGTTCTCTTCCTTTCCTCTATCATTCCTATGAAATATTGATTTGTTATCGTTGCCAGCCGTCAAGCCAGCCGGTTGTCGCCTTCATCATCCGTTCGCTCAGGGAGGATGAATTCGGACGATTCATCAGTTGATTGCTCGTTACCGCGATATGATCGAAAACACCGCTGCCAAGCAGCAACGCTGTCAATGTCGCCGCAATCACATAGTGCAGCAGCGGATGGCGACTCCAGGTTCTGCGGCTGCTGGTTCGCGCCTTAATCTCCCTTGCATGCGGAAGCTGCTCTATGATCGATTGCCGATAGGCTTCTTCATCCTTTGGTCCCGGAAGCTCGCTTTCCAAGGAGGATAGTGCAGCAGCATAATCGGTAAAGGCCGCCTCATCCCCTTGCAGCAAGGCTTCCAAGCGCGACTCCGTGTTCGCATCCAGTTCGCCGCATATATAACTGCGCCATAACGCCAAATTCTCTGGGTTTTGTTGGCTCATCCCCAATCCTCCCTTGACCAGTGCTCGCGAATATAGGCCCTTGCCCGGTACAGCTTCGATTCCACCGTTTTCACCGCCACTCCTAACTCTGCGGCGATTTGCTCATGACTTTTGCCTTCCAGGTAAAATTTCGTGACGATCTGGCGATGCCCCGCCGGAAGCGCAGCAATTCTTTGACGGACCTCCACCGTCCGCTCGGCATCGATTAACCCAAACAAGTTGCCTTCATCCGAATCCGTTGCGTGCAGGTCCAGATCCGCCGGGTCCCAATGCTCTTCCTTGCGCCGGTCCCTCTTCCGCTTGATGTCGATCGACTTGTTGACGGCGATCCGGGTCATCCAGGTCTTGAGACCTTGAGAGCGATACTCCGGGAGAGATTTATAGATTTGCAGGAAGGTTTCCTGCGCAGCATCCTCTGCTTCCTTCGCATCATGTAGCACCGAATAGGCTACCCGGTACACATAGGTCCCATATTCCTGGACCAGCCACGGAAAGACGCTGCGATCTCCCTGCTGAAATCTTAGAACAAACGATCTTTCATCAATAACTCTCCCCTCCTCCCAACATATTGACGACGGTTGTCCGCCCTGCCCCTGCACACTATTTGAAAAAACGTTTGAACCCGCAAAAGTGCTACAAACTACCGAAAATGAAATCAATGTCATAAAATATTACATTGAATTTGGATATTTTAAATATTTTAAAACAACTGTCGTGATCAACATAGAAAGTGTA
This region includes:
- a CDS encoding membrane protein, with the protein product MPYERNRLLALLLNFIPGVGHLYWGKKGRGITYPILFFGGIFFGFAVSIAAHSDDLAILTLIAAAILWLFSMFDLLIIMLRETPEERAYREHVRQMTGEGRESEKFFTILLSFVPGLGHFQLGLMQRGLSFLIAFFGLITMMFFVTGITHESVFLLFLGLLPIIWLYSMFDAVQLVHRKLAGEPLVDRTPFDDWEAGRIEGRRSKVLATMLSAFPGAGQMYLGLQKRGLQMMALFLGSFYVIDVLRLSVFLFIIPIIWFYCFFDGLQQTSRYGILPMEDRPLMETRGEYQHWLGIALILLGIYFVGMELIVPILDTHFPELHIYSRIEKYLRPTIVAVLLIGGGIKLLARPKRRNMLWSDEEI
- a CDS encoding RNA polymerase sigma factor, giving the protein MYRVAYSVLHDAKEAEDAAQETFLQIYKSLPEYRSQGLKTWMTRIAVNKSIDIKRKRDRRKEEHWDPADLDLHATDSDEGNLFGLIDAERTVEVRQRIAALPAGHRQIVTKFYLEGKSHEQIAAELGVAVKTVESKLYRARAYIREHWSREDWG